One genomic window of Salvelinus alpinus chromosome 9, SLU_Salpinus.1, whole genome shotgun sequence includes the following:
- the LOC139584178 gene encoding transmembrane protein 178B-like codes for MSAMRTLTVAGLFLAFCALGLIAVAICTDNWYETDARRHRERCKNYSNKRNDPGFIYISNQNLPLRMLPKENNVERKGSSGGVLLRAKRHFLPPAPAMESLCSRQYNSTISGLWRKCHREGFDLETEDLIFKGLVQRCTPIKYYYYYLALPRKLSVNIIKTIRQDEWHALHLQRMTTSFIGMAVSIILFGWVIGALGCCQQHDLMQYVAGLLFLMGGTCCIISLCTCVAGINFQLSRYPRYMYGIPEDISHGYGWSMFCAWGGLGLTLLAGFLCTLAPSLYPPVPHTMAERSQRKPRHENGCV; via the exons ATGTCTGCTATGAGGACATTGACGGTCGCGGGATTGTTTCTGGCTTTTTGCGCGTTGGGACTCATTGCAGTCGCAATATGTACTGACAACTGGTACGAGACCGATGCAAGGAGGCACAGGGAACGTTGTAAGAATTATTCCAACAAAAGGAACGACCCTGGATTCATCTATATCTCCAACCAGAACCTCCCACTCCGTATGCTACCGAAGGAGAATAACGTGGAGCGGAAGGGGTCGAGTGGAGGTGTCCTCCTGCGGGCTAAGCGACACTTCTTGCCCCCTGCCCCGGCCATGGAGTCCCTCTGCAGTCGGCAGTACAACTCCACCATCTCCGGGCTGTGGAGGAAATGTCACCGGGAGGGATTCGACCTGGAGACAGAGGATCTCATCTTTAAAG GTTTAGTTCAGCGCTGCACACCGATaaaatactactactattatttaGCCCTTCCCAGAAAGCTGAGCGTCAATATAATCAAGACTATTCGTCAGGATGAGTGGCACGCACTCC ACCTGCAGAGAATGACAACCAGTTTCATCGGCATGGCTGTGTCCATCATCCTGTTTGGCTGGGTGATCGGGGCTCTGGGCTGCTGTCAGCAGCATGACCTGATGCAGTACGTAGCGGGACTGCTCTTCCTCATGGGAG GAACATGCTGTATCATTTCTCTGTGTACATGTGTAGCAGGGATCAACTTCCAACTGTCCCGTTATCCTCGGTACATGTATGGGATCCCAGAGGACATCAGTCACGGATACGGTTGGTCCATGTTCTGCGCATGGGGGGGCCTAGGTCTCACCCTATTGGCTGGCTTCCTGTGCACGCTGGctccttctctctacccccctGTGCCTCACACTATGGCAGAGAGGTCGCAACGCAAGCCTCGACATGAGAACGGCTGTGTGTga